Proteins from a single region of Phycisphaeraceae bacterium D3-23:
- a CDS encoding HlyD family efflux transporter periplasmic adaptor subunit — translation MIRPSPKAIALTFRVFLGLVILMVGSAVYKALESSAKQLETTDPADRTVHVQVMRAKTVDLARQWSGYGETMPKLNADVPARVGTTVLTIPDDIEVGNPVTKGQLLAQLDDTNFQQDLDAANAQLAEVDASLAQLEVDTTRLNEQLAIENEEVRIAQQEYDRQLAEFERGRASRQDADRFFRVLLAAQRQTLATNQAIDGLTPRRSALDAQRLGLVARQATAQSNVDRCTITSPMDGIIEALDIEEGENLMPGARVARIVDPRIIEIALQLPASARYGIEKDNRVLVTTRHLPPDCPPFEATVARLGTTNDPGTRTFTAYALLEQPDTALTQIASGGGIQRLALGAFVMASVTTNDIQPRWVVPARAIRDGRVRLVLDNTLTSRAVTVLFEHEGPLPQLGLPDTQWVVLSTPLEAGELVVVNASVSILDGQHVEPVVMSLGDEATDDPEAAAHNAAANANSGEAQP, via the coding sequence ATGATACGGCCGTCCCCCAAAGCTATCGCCCTCACCTTCCGGGTCTTCCTCGGGCTCGTCATTCTGATGGTCGGCAGCGCGGTCTACAAAGCACTCGAAAGCTCCGCCAAACAACTCGAAACCACCGACCCCGCCGACCGCACCGTCCATGTCCAGGTCATGCGTGCCAAGACCGTCGATCTCGCCCGCCAGTGGTCGGGCTACGGCGAGACCATGCCCAAGCTCAACGCCGACGTCCCCGCGCGGGTGGGCACGACCGTCCTCACGATCCCCGACGATATCGAGGTCGGCAACCCCGTCACGAAGGGCCAGCTCCTCGCGCAGCTCGACGACACCAACTTCCAGCAGGACCTCGACGCCGCCAACGCGCAGCTCGCCGAGGTCGACGCGTCGCTGGCGCAGCTCGAAGTCGATACCACGCGGCTCAACGAACAACTCGCGATCGAGAACGAAGAGGTCCGTATCGCGCAACAAGAGTACGACCGGCAGTTAGCCGAGTTTGAGCGGGGCCGAGCCTCGCGGCAGGACGCCGACCGCTTCTTCCGCGTGCTGCTCGCCGCGCAGCGCCAGACCCTCGCGACGAACCAGGCGATCGACGGGCTCACCCCCCGCCGGTCCGCGCTCGACGCGCAGCGGCTCGGCCTCGTCGCCCGGCAGGCCACCGCGCAGAGCAACGTCGACCGCTGCACGATCACCAGCCCGATGGACGGCATCATCGAAGCCCTCGACATCGAAGAAGGCGAAAACCTCATGCCCGGCGCACGGGTGGCCCGGATCGTCGACCCACGCATCATCGAGATCGCCCTGCAGCTCCCCGCGAGTGCGCGTTACGGCATCGAGAAAGACAACCGCGTGCTCGTCACGACCCGACACCTCCCGCCCGACTGCCCGCCGTTCGAGGCCACGGTCGCCCGGCTGGGCACGACCAACGACCCCGGCACCCGCACGTTCACCGCCTACGCACTGCTCGAACAGCCCGACACCGCCCTCACGCAGATCGCGTCGGGCGGCGGGATCCAGCGCCTCGCGCTAGGCGCGTTCGTTATGGCCAGCGTCACCACCAACGACATCCAGCCGCGATGGGTCGTGCCCGCCCGCGCGATCCGTGACGGCCGGGTCCGGCTCGTCCTCGACAACACCCTCACCAGCCGGGCCGTCACCGTCCTCTTTGAGCACGAAGGCCCGCTGCCCCAACTCGGGCTGCCGGACACGCAGTGGGTCGTGCTCAGCACGCCGCTTGAGGCCGGCGAACTCGTCGTCGTCAACGCGTCGGTCTCGATCCTTGATGGCCAGCACGTCGAGCCGGTCGTCATGTCGCTCGGCGACGAAGCAACGGATGACCCTGAAGCCGCAGCCCACAACGCCGCGGCCAACGCAAACTCCGGCGAGGCCCAGCCATGA
- a CDS encoding phosphoenolpyruvate carboxylase, with protein MVGYSDSCKDGGFLASNWRLYDAQSRLAVTAKTHGVGLVLFHGRGGSLGRGGGPAARGVMSLPPESVNHRIRITEQGEVLAERYDDPEIAFRHVEQVCWATLLVSTDKRERVSSDWSDALDRATEASIDKYRALRDDEAFLSYFDRATPINTIETLPIGSRPSRRRGTRELKNLRAIPYTFAWTQNRHLLTAWYGLGTGLATIDPAVQRAMYVGWPMFRGMIHNAELALAKCDMAIGRHYAALAAEGDDSAGGMRLYDTVRAEFETTRDAVLALTGHDELLDGIPWLKRSIRVRNPYIDPLNLIQVELMRRGRDPQGDLLRLSVQAIAAGLRTTG; from the coding sequence ATGGTCGGCTACTCGGACTCGTGCAAGGACGGCGGGTTCCTCGCCTCCAACTGGCGGCTCTACGACGCGCAGAGCCGGCTGGCCGTCACCGCAAAAACGCACGGCGTCGGGCTCGTCCTGTTCCACGGCCGAGGCGGCTCGCTGGGCCGCGGCGGCGGGCCGGCCGCACGCGGGGTGATGTCGCTGCCGCCCGAATCCGTCAACCACCGCATCCGCATCACCGAGCAGGGCGAGGTCCTGGCCGAGCGCTACGACGACCCGGAGATCGCGTTCCGCCATGTCGAGCAGGTCTGCTGGGCGACGCTGCTGGTCTCGACCGATAAGCGCGAGCGCGTGTCGAGCGACTGGTCCGACGCGCTCGACCGCGCGACCGAAGCATCGATCGACAAGTACCGCGCGCTGCGTGATGACGAGGCGTTCCTCTCGTACTTCGACCGCGCGACGCCGATCAACACGATCGAGACGCTGCCCATCGGGTCGAGGCCAAGCCGACGCCGGGGCACGCGCGAGCTCAAGAACCTCCGCGCGATCCCCTACACGTTCGCGTGGACGCAGAACCGCCACCTGCTCACCGCGTGGTACGGATTGGGCACCGGGCTGGCGACGATCGACCCGGCCGTGCAGCGCGCGATGTACGTCGGCTGGCCGATGTTCCGCGGGATGATCCACAACGCCGAGCTCGCGCTGGCCAAGTGCGACATGGCGATCGGCCGACACTACGCCGCGCTCGCCGCCGAGGGCGATGACAGCGCCGGCGGGATGCGGCTCTACGACACCGTCCGCGCCGAGTTCGAAACCACCCGCGACGCCGTGCTCGCGCTGACGGGCCACGACGAGTTGCTCGATGGCATCCCCTGGCTCAAGCGATCGATCCGCGTACGCAACCCCTACATCGACCCGCTCAACCTGATCCAGGTCGAACTCATGCGCCGCGGCCGCGACCCGCAGGGCGACCTGCTGCGCCTGAGCGTCCAGGCCATCGCCGCCGGGCTCCGCACGACGGGGTGA